In the Phaeobacter gallaeciensis genome, one interval contains:
- a CDS encoding PAS domain-containing hybrid sensor histidine kinase/response regulator: protein MSGNGPLTSHYQKYSSAGLFDRYSRGRIKGFKSRLVFAVLVSLALAYLILPVVALLSFLASMLPDLLDCWYLHQARNRLRRDAAAEKRVRSVSSATAALHGIGVAIAATAPLWSVYVDAGSPEFSERHDQLFSIALLTSAAINAGLLFPFHRIAVFFRLAIYTATPILILIVRGPVLRGSSTDTQLHFAGLLVFFGSLIWLLTFTTRGFHRTRSSLLAQALQRQELETAYQRLYAQQLETQRLALVARHANDSVMLMDKTGNIIWVNDAFTRITGWRAEEAIGRQPGDLLNHPDTDPASLDVIVEGRKREEPFRVQVLNQRRDGKTLWLETNQVPMRDDTGAVTTYIAVERDITESKEYAAKLEKARLAAEEGARAKSEFLATMSHEIRTPMNGVIGMAQLLEDTDLDEDQKLYADTILSSARTLLDLINDVLDLSKLNSGEVSLDAVDFNARRCCENTIRLLKSQADAKGLKLVFECDDTVPALLNGDDRKLGQILTNLVGNAIKFTETGQVKVTLMAENSDSGRDITIHVADTGIGISKDMLSKIFERFSQADAAISRRFGGTGLGLAISRRLAVAMGGEITVASEPGQGSCFTVRLPFQEAKDPAAAAQQACGASVVDEEVPAALNGLRLLVAEDNKVNQILVQKFLKDFPVEIELAEDGARALELTQSFQPDIILMDMSMPVMDGLEATRAIRALQIRQPVIIALTANAFDTDKADCLAAGMDEFLTKPINRKQLIDVLLTHGGHRHNLRAG from the coding sequence ATGTCTGGTAATGGACCGCTGACAAGCCACTACCAGAAGTATAGCTCGGCCGGCTTGTTTGATCGCTATTCCAGAGGGCGCATCAAGGGTTTCAAGTCGCGCCTTGTGTTTGCGGTGCTGGTGTCCCTTGCGCTGGCCTATCTCATCTTGCCTGTTGTCGCTCTTCTCAGCTTTCTGGCGTCGATGCTCCCCGACCTTTTGGACTGCTGGTATCTGCATCAGGCCCGCAATCGCCTGCGCCGGGATGCCGCCGCTGAAAAACGGGTGCGGAGCGTCAGTTCCGCGACGGCAGCCCTTCACGGGATTGGCGTTGCCATCGCTGCCACGGCGCCGCTCTGGTCCGTTTATGTGGATGCAGGGTCGCCGGAGTTTTCGGAACGGCATGACCAGCTGTTTTCCATTGCCCTGCTGACCAGCGCGGCGATCAACGCAGGCTTGCTGTTTCCCTTCCACCGGATCGCGGTGTTCTTCCGTCTGGCGATCTATACGGCGACGCCTATCCTGATACTTATCGTGCGGGGGCCGGTGCTGCGCGGCAGCAGCACGGACACGCAGCTTCATTTCGCCGGGCTTTTGGTGTTCTTTGGCTCGCTGATTTGGCTGCTGACCTTTACCACGCGCGGTTTCCACCGCACCCGCAGTAGCCTGCTGGCCCAGGCCCTTCAGCGGCAGGAGTTGGAGACCGCCTATCAGCGCCTTTATGCGCAGCAACTTGAGACCCAGCGGCTGGCGCTGGTGGCCCGTCACGCCAATGACAGTGTCATGCTGATGGACAAGACCGGCAATATCATCTGGGTCAACGATGCCTTCACGCGGATCACGGGATGGCGCGCGGAAGAGGCGATCGGCCGTCAGCCCGGTGATCTTCTGAACCACCCGGACACCGACCCGGCGAGCCTTGACGTCATTGTCGAAGGGCGCAAGAGGGAGGAGCCCTTCAGGGTACAGGTGCTGAACCAGCGGCGGGACGGGAAAACGCTCTGGCTGGAGACCAATCAGGTGCCGATGCGGGACGATACCGGCGCCGTCACCACCTATATCGCGGTAGAACGCGATATCACCGAGTCCAAGGAATACGCCGCCAAGCTGGAAAAGGCCCGCCTCGCCGCCGAGGAAGGCGCGCGGGCAAAATCCGAATTCCTTGCCACCATGAGCCACGAAATCCGCACCCCCATGAACGGGGTGATCGGCATGGCGCAGCTGCTCGAAGACACCGACCTGGATGAAGATCAGAAGCTCTATGCGGATACCATCCTTAGCTCGGCCCGGACGTTGCTGGATCTGATCAACGATGTCCTCGACCTGTCCAAGCTGAACTCGGGCGAGGTGTCCCTTGATGCCGTGGATTTCAATGCCCGCCGCTGCTGTGAAAACACCATCCGCCTGCTGAAGTCGCAGGCCGATGCCAAGGGGCTGAAGCTGGTCTTTGAGTGCGATGATACCGTTCCGGCGTTGCTGAATGGCGATGACCGCAAGCTTGGCCAGATCCTGACCAATCTGGTTGGCAACGCCATCAAGTTCACCGAGACCGGCCAGGTCAAGGTCACGCTGATGGCGGAAAACAGCGACAGCGGCCGGGACATCACCATACATGTCGCCGACACCGGGATCGGGATCAGCAAGGACATGCTGAGCAAGATCTTCGAACGGTTCTCGCAGGCAGACGCCGCCATCAGCCGCCGCTTTGGCGGCACCGGCCTGGGGCTTGCCATCTCGCGTCGCCTCGCAGTGGCCATGGGCGGGGAAATCACCGTCGCATCTGAGCCGGGGCAGGGATCCTGTTTCACTGTGCGCCTGCCCTTCCAGGAAGCGAAAGATCCTGCCGCCGCTGCCCAGCAGGCCTGCGGCGCCTCCGTTGTAGACGAAGAGGTGCCCGCGGCGCTGAACGGATTGCGTCTGCTGGTGGCGGAGGACAACAAGGTCAATCAGATCCTGGTCCAGAAGTTCCTCAAGGATTTCCCGGTGGAGATCGAACTGGCCGAGGATGGCGCCAGAGCGCTGGAACTGACCCAGTCTTTTCAGCCCGATATCATCCTGATGGATATGAGCATGCCGGTCATGGACGGTCTCGAAGCGACCCGGGCAATCCGGGCGTTGCAGATCCGCCAGCCGGTGATCATCGCCCTGACGGCCAACGCCTTTGACACCGACAAGGCCGATTGCCTGGCGGCGGGCATGGACGAATTCCTCACCAAACCGATCAACCGCAAACAATTGATTGATGTCCTGCTGACCCACGGGGGCCACAGACACAACCTGCGCGCAGGCTGA
- the pncB gene encoding nicotinate phosphoribosyltransferase: MDIATRVYNHKWKIDPIIRSLIDTDFYKLLMCQSVFRSKPDTQVTFSLINRSSQVPLARLIDEGELREQLDHIRSLSLSRGESTFLRGNTFYGKRQMFRPDFMEWFEGLRLPPYHLERKGDQYELTFEGKWHEVMLWEIPALAVLMELRSRAVLNDMGRFELQVLYARAMTRVWEKIEALRKIDGLSIADFGTRRRHGFLWQDWCVQAMMEGLGPKFTGTSNCLIAMRREVEAIGTNAHELPMVYSALAETDEDLARAPYDVLSDWHDEHDGNLRIILPDTYGTKGFLEHAPDWLAGWTGIRIDSGDPAAGAEVAIKWWRDRGEDPKQKRVIFSDGLDVDKIAELHAQFAGRVKVSFGWGTLLTNDFRGLVPDDALAPFSLVCKAVSANGRPTVKLSDNPEKAMGPADEVARYKRVFGVGEQERIDVIV, from the coding sequence GTGGATATTGCAACCCGCGTCTACAATCACAAATGGAAGATCGATCCGATCATCCGGTCATTGATTGATACTGATTTTTACAAGCTGCTGATGTGCCAGTCGGTGTTCCGCAGCAAGCCGGACACCCAGGTCACCTTTTCGCTGATCAACCGGTCTTCGCAGGTGCCGCTGGCCCGGCTCATTGACGAGGGCGAGCTGCGCGAACAGTTGGATCACATCCGGTCGCTGTCGCTGTCCCGCGGCGAAAGCACCTTCCTGCGCGGCAACACCTTCTACGGCAAACGCCAGATGTTCCGCCCCGATTTCATGGAGTGGTTCGAAGGCCTGCGTCTGCCGCCCTATCATCTGGAGCGCAAGGGTGATCAGTACGAGCTGACCTTCGAAGGCAAATGGCACGAGGTCATGCTGTGGGAGATCCCGGCGTTGGCGGTGCTGATGGAGCTGCGTTCGCGCGCGGTTCTGAACGACATGGGCCGGTTCGAATTGCAGGTCCTTTATGCCCGCGCCATGACCCGCGTGTGGGAAAAGATCGAAGCCCTGCGCAAGATCGACGGGCTGTCGATTGCCGATTTCGGCACCCGGCGGCGGCATGGCTTCCTGTGGCAGGACTGGTGCGTGCAGGCGATGATGGAGGGGCTGGGACCGAAGTTCACCGGGACCTCAAATTGCCTCATCGCCATGCGTCGCGAGGTCGAGGCGATCGGCACCAATGCGCATGAGCTGCCGATGGTCTATTCCGCCCTCGCCGAAACGGATGAGGATCTGGCCCGCGCGCCCTATGATGTGCTGTCGGATTGGCATGATGAACACGACGGCAACCTGCGCATCATCCTGCCCGACACCTATGGCACCAAGGGGTTTTTGGAGCACGCGCCGGACTGGCTGGCGGGTTGGACCGGGATCCGCATCGACAGCGGCGATCCCGCTGCGGGCGCCGAGGTCGCGATCAAATGGTGGCGGGACCGCGGAGAGGATCCGAAACAGAAACGGGTGATCTTTTCGGATGGGCTCGACGTGGACAAGATCGCCGAGCTGCACGCGCAGTTCGCGGGCCGGGTCAAGGTGTCCTTCGGCTGGGGCACCTTGCTGACCAATGATTTCCGCGGGCTGGTACCGGATGATGCGCTGGCGCCGTTCTCGCTGGTCTGCAAGGCGGTCAGCGCCAATGGCCGCCCCACGGTGAAACTGTCGGACAATCCCGAAAAGGCGATGGGACCGGCGGATGAAGTCGCCCGTTACAAGCGGGTATTCGGCGTGGGCGAACAGGAACGCATCGACGTCATCGTCTGA
- a CDS encoding aldehyde dehydrogenase family protein, with translation MTEKNNIWFDPSFCLIGGSWQASASGETLPLINPSNGNELCRIARGGAKDIDAAVRAAEAALDSGWGQMPALERGRILCRIGQLVLERVDELAALEAMDVGKPLTQARADAVALARYCEFYGGAADKVHGETIPYLDGYTVYTLREPHGVTGHIVPWNYPMQIIGRSVGAALAMGNACVLKPAEEACLTALAFAQLALDAGLPDGALNVVPGLGAEAGAALTAHPGVHHISFTGSVATGALVQQAAGKNVVPVTLELGGKSPQLVFDDADLDAALPFLVNAGIQNAGQTCSASSRILVQRGVYEEVKTRMSAAYAELTVGPAPEDLRLGPLISARQKEIVEGFLAKGSDLTVAAQGIIVDGAPEDGAYVRPTLFADVPADHALAREEIFGPVQVMIPFDTEEEAVEIANSTDYGLVASVWSSDGARQMRLAKKLRAGQVFLNNYGAGGGVELPFGGVGKSGHGREKGFEALYGFSQLKTVAAYHG, from the coding sequence ATGACTGAAAAAAACAATATCTGGTTCGATCCCAGTTTCTGCCTGATCGGCGGCAGCTGGCAGGCCTCGGCAAGCGGGGAGACCCTGCCGTTGATCAATCCGTCGAACGGCAACGAACTGTGCCGGATCGCCCGTGGCGGCGCCAAGGACATCGACGCCGCCGTGCGGGCTGCCGAAGCGGCGCTAGACAGCGGTTGGGGCCAGATGCCCGCATTGGAGCGTGGCCGTATCCTGTGCCGCATCGGCCAGCTGGTGCTGGAGCGGGTGGATGAGCTGGCCGCGCTGGAAGCAATGGATGTCGGCAAACCCCTGACCCAGGCCCGTGCCGATGCTGTGGCGCTGGCGCGCTACTGCGAATTCTACGGCGGCGCTGCGGACAAGGTACACGGGGAGACCATTCCCTATCTGGACGGCTACACCGTCTATACGCTGCGCGAACCGCATGGGGTCACCGGACATATCGTGCCCTGGAACTACCCGATGCAGATCATCGGCCGCTCGGTTGGCGCAGCGCTGGCGATGGGCAATGCCTGCGTTCTGAAACCAGCCGAGGAAGCCTGCCTGACCGCGCTGGCCTTTGCCCAGCTGGCGCTGGATGCGGGCCTGCCCGACGGGGCGCTGAACGTGGTGCCGGGACTGGGCGCCGAAGCCGGCGCGGCTCTCACCGCGCATCCCGGCGTGCATCACATCTCTTTCACCGGCTCGGTGGCCACCGGCGCCCTGGTGCAGCAGGCCGCAGGCAAGAACGTGGTGCCGGTGACGCTGGAGCTTGGCGGGAAATCCCCGCAGCTGGTGTTTGACGATGCTGATCTGGATGCCGCGTTGCCGTTTCTGGTCAACGCGGGCATTCAGAACGCCGGCCAGACCTGTTCTGCCTCCTCGCGCATTCTGGTGCAGCGCGGCGTCTATGAAGAGGTCAAGACCCGCATGTCCGCCGCCTACGCAGAGCTGACCGTAGGACCGGCCCCGGAAGACCTGCGTCTGGGGCCGCTGATCTCGGCCCGGCAGAAGGAGATCGTCGAAGGCTTCCTGGCCAAGGGGTCGGATCTGACCGTGGCCGCGCAGGGGATTATCGTGGACGGCGCGCCCGAGGACGGTGCCTATGTGCGCCCGACCCTGTTTGCCGATGTGCCCGCCGATCACGCGCTGGCGCGGGAGGAAATCTTTGGCCCGGTGCAGGTGATGATCCCCTTTGACACCGAAGAGGAAGCCGTCGAGATCGCAAATTCCACCGACTACGGCCTCGTGGCCAGCGTCTGGAGCAGCGATGGCGCCCGCCAGATGCGGCTGGCAAAGAAGCTGCGTGCGGGTCAGGTCTTCCTCAACAACTATGGCGCCGGGGGCGGTGTGGAACTGCCCTTTGGCGGTGTCGGCAAATCCGGCCATGGCCGCGAGAAAGGCTTTGAAGCGCTTTATGGCTTCTCCCAGCTGAAAACCGTCGCTGCCTATCACGGTTGA
- a CDS encoding GNAT family N-acetyltransferase, with translation MSLTLSLILPKEHAVLTSVLAGYFEETASQARIDPGDRARQMLHRKDVIAFWVLNDGKRIGFALVLNLPDDRRELSEFSIFAPHRRHGFGRVAAEILFQEFPGRWRMGISAQSPSALAFWGTCLSVLPGVTELREGAPFTELQSKSYSFQITGPTHD, from the coding sequence ATGAGCCTGACACTGTCCCTGATCCTGCCAAAGGAGCATGCGGTTCTGACCAGTGTTCTGGCGGGGTATTTCGAAGAAACCGCAAGCCAGGCCCGGATCGATCCGGGCGACAGGGCACGGCAGATGCTGCACCGCAAGGATGTCATCGCCTTCTGGGTGCTGAACGACGGGAAACGCATCGGCTTTGCCCTGGTTCTGAACCTGCCCGACGACCGGCGCGAGCTGTCCGAGTTTTCGATCTTTGCCCCGCATCGCCGCCATGGCTTTGGCCGGGTGGCGGCAGAGATCCTGTTTCAGGAGTTTCCGGGGCGCTGGCGGATGGGCATTTCGGCCCAGTCCCCGTCGGCCCTGGCCTTCTGGGGCACCTGTCTGAGCGTCCTGCCCGGGGTTACCGAGCTGCGCGAGGGCGCACCCTTTACCGAGTTGCAAAGCAAAAGCTATTCCTTCCAGATTACAGGACCCACTCATGACTGA
- a CDS encoding ABC transporter ATP-binding protein, translated as MSLLNITDLSLSIGSHPILKNVTLSVAAGEIVAVTGESGSGKSMTAFSVMQLLPERTTIQGQILLEDTDLTRQSEAQMCALRGQSIGMVFQEPMTALNPVRTIGDQVMETILIHGAMTKQEAEQRARDMLDRVGLPADRFPLSRFPHELSGGQRQRVVIAMAIALRPKLLIADEPTTALDVTTQAQILDLLKDLVQEFGMGLLIITHDLAVVADLADRIVVMRHGEVVETGETDWLLHNMSHPYTRMLFAASSHQVTLPTAPEPKPLLEVKGAVRDYRLPRKSPFVPQQHFRAVNEVSFTLNRGERLGLVGESGCGKSTLTRAILGLEPLQSGEILLDGKPISAGHAAEARRKMQVVFQDPFGSFNPRHRVDRLITEPFYSQPDAPTGSARTDLIAETLTAVGLGPQDANKYIHQFSGGQRQRIAIARALITRPELILFDEAVSALDVSVRAQILDLLAELCEAYELTYLFISHDLSVVRTITDRCLVMQKGQIVEEGATEEVLSAPRHPYTQALIAAAPVLPDLTQGAA; from the coding sequence GTGAGCCTGCTGAATATCACCGACCTGTCGCTCTCCATCGGCAGCCACCCGATCCTGAAGAACGTGACCCTTTCGGTCGCTGCCGGAGAGATCGTCGCCGTCACCGGCGAAAGCGGCTCCGGGAAATCCATGACCGCCTTTTCCGTCATGCAACTGCTGCCCGAGCGGACCACAATCCAGGGGCAGATCCTGCTGGAAGACACCGATCTGACCCGGCAAAGCGAAGCGCAGATGTGTGCCCTACGCGGTCAATCTATTGGCATGGTCTTTCAGGAGCCTATGACCGCGCTCAACCCGGTCAGGACGATTGGCGATCAGGTGATGGAGACCATCCTGATCCACGGCGCCATGACGAAACAAGAGGCCGAACAACGCGCCCGCGACATGCTCGACCGGGTCGGTCTGCCTGCGGATCGCTTCCCGCTCAGCCGCTTCCCGCACGAGCTGTCCGGTGGTCAGCGCCAGCGGGTCGTCATCGCCATGGCCATCGCCCTGCGCCCGAAACTGCTGATCGCGGATGAACCGACAACTGCGCTGGACGTGACCACCCAGGCCCAGATCCTCGACCTGCTGAAGGATCTGGTGCAGGAATTCGGCATGGGGCTGCTGATCATCACCCATGATCTGGCCGTGGTGGCGGATCTGGCCGACCGGATCGTCGTCATGCGCCACGGCGAAGTGGTCGAAACCGGGGAAACCGATTGGCTGCTGCACAACATGAGCCACCCCTATACGCGGATGCTCTTCGCCGCCTCCTCGCATCAGGTCACCCTGCCAACGGCGCCGGAGCCGAAACCGCTGCTGGAGGTCAAGGGCGCCGTACGTGACTACCGCCTGCCGCGCAAATCACCCTTTGTCCCGCAGCAGCATTTCCGCGCCGTGAACGAGGTCTCCTTTACCCTCAACCGCGGCGAGCGGCTGGGCCTTGTCGGCGAGTCAGGATGCGGAAAATCGACCCTGACACGGGCAATTCTGGGGCTGGAGCCACTTCAGAGTGGTGAAATCCTGCTTGATGGGAAGCCGATTTCGGCCGGTCACGCGGCCGAGGCGCGCCGTAAGATGCAGGTGGTATTTCAGGATCCCTTTGGCAGCTTCAACCCGCGTCACCGGGTCGACCGGCTGATCACCGAACCCTTCTACAGCCAGCCCGATGCCCCCACCGGCAGCGCCCGCACCGATCTGATCGCGGAGACCCTGACCGCCGTCGGCCTGGGGCCGCAGGATGCAAACAAATACATTCACCAGTTCTCCGGCGGTCAGCGCCAGCGCATCGCCATTGCCCGCGCTCTGATCACCCGGCCCGAGCTGATCCTGTTCGACGAAGCGGTCTCGGCCCTTGATGTCTCTGTCCGTGCGCAAATCCTCGACCTGCTGGCCGAGCTGTGTGAGGCCTATGAGCTCACCTACCTGTTCATCAGTCACGATCTTTCGGTGGTGCGCACAATCACCGATCGCTGCCTGGTGATGCAGAAAGGCCAGATCGTCGAGGAAGGCGCCACCGAAGAGGTGCTGTCGGCGCCCCGGCATCCCTATACGCAGGCCCTGATTGCCGCCGCCCCTGTTCTGCCCGATCTGACGCAGGGAGCGGCATGA